A region of the Agelaius phoeniceus isolate bAgePho1 chromosome 32, bAgePho1.hap1, whole genome shotgun sequence genome:
TCCAGGAAGTTCACTGCCAAGTACAAAGTCTCTGTCCAAAGTTTATACTCTTCCCCTACCTCCTCCAGCCAGTCTACCAGGATAGCATGCATTCCTGTTGTGATATCTGGCTGCTTCTTCATGTAGTAGGGCTTAGGCCTAAATCTTACTTCTGCCTCTGGGAGGTACTAATGAATGTCTTCTGCATACTCTCCCACAGCCAGAGTTACAACATCTTCCACTACCATAGGAGAGCCTGAACTCAGATCCAGCAGCCGATGAATACTGGATGTCATTGCACTGGTATCCAGTTCACAGTGGCTTAATTCCAGCTCTTCAGACACTTGGCAGCTGtagttttctttatcttctgAATCATCTATGTAGACAGCAAAACCTTGCTTTGATGCAGCACTGATGATGCAGTTGGGCACTTCATCTTTTCTACATGAAATGATGGTGTTTTCAAAGGCAGAGAAGCGCTTGATAACAGCAGCACCCTGGCTGCcgggccgctgctgctgctgcccgttCTCcgtcagcacccccagcacgacccggctgctgctgctgctgcggagGGCGGCAGGGCAGGACTCCCGCCATCCCGCAGAGCTCTTCTCTCCGGTGCGATGCATCGCCCCGACATCGGTACCGCACTGCCCGGCTCCGCTCGCCACCAGCCCACGGAAGGGTCcggccgccccgcgccgcccagGCTGCCCGCCGGTGCTGCGTAGGCATGGCTGCTGGAGGGGGCGGTTGTTGGCCGCGGCCGGTTGAGAGCCCGGCAGCTCAACCCCTGGCACgccgccctgccagccccgCCGGCCGCGGATCCCCATGGTGACCCCCTCCTTCTAGGGCTCATCACCCTGCGGTGCATAAGGCGGAGGCCTCACCCAGGCTCCCTCGGACTCCGAGTCAACAGCGGCACCTCGCGCTTCCTCTAGCAGCCCGTCCCAAAAATGACCGCTTTTTCCCCGTAGTCGGGGTGCCTGGGCTCAGGAGCTGCAAAGAGCGCTCCTGCGGCTGCGAATCCCCACACTTGGCAAACTCATGATCGCCCGCAGTCTGCGCGGCCACCGCCATACCCTGCCGGGGCCCCGCCTGCAAACATTCCTGTGTGGTTTTCTACTTTCCCCACTCCTGCTGAACGTGCTGAACCTTTTTCAGAGCCTGCATGACCCTGACAGAGAGAAGATCTCATCAGCTCCtttcagaaataataatttctagGGGTGACTTCTTCCTTCTTCACTAAATGCCAATCACGGCAAACACAAATGGGAACCAGTGCGGGGCAAGAGAAGTCACAGGAGGGAGAGGGGGATCTGGAACAGGGGACATCAGGAACTAGGATAGGGGGACATGGTGACAGTTCCAGGGCAGGAGGTCCTTGATCAGCTGCCTTAAACCTCTGCCAGGGTCTCCCAGTGCAGCCAGAGCCACTTGGCCTGGGCTGCccaaagccctgagcaacccccaaattcctcccagGAGTGCTCAACTCCCTTGAAACCACCATCGCCCAAATCACCAGAAGATCCCCCTAATGTCTCCAACCTTGTCTAAGTtcaatgtctttctttttaCACTGGTTTTGTGTGTTTGGAAAGgataaagagaaatgaaaagaaaatccagcCCACAGGAAGCCAGGAGGATGTGGAGCCCCTCCCAGGCAGGTGTCTTCCCAACACGGATCACCGGCACCaaggatcaccagggctctgccctcccgggctcactggggatcatccagcgCAGATCCTCccgtgggggatggagctggagcagcgcaggaagctcttcccgcactcgtGGCACTCGCAGGCTGCCCTTAGTGctggctccgttggtgtctggtcaaggtAGAGCTCTgcgagaagctcttcccacactgcgCACAtttgtagggcctctccccagtgtggatgcgccagTGGCTGATGAGAGCAGCGttctgcttgaagcccttcccacagtcagggcagcggaagggttTCTCATCAGTGTGAatgtgctggtgcaggaggagagaggaggttGTCTGAAATCTCTTCTTGCATtgatcacactcgtagggcctctatCCAGTGTGGCTCCTCTGGTGCACGATCAGTCTT
Encoded here:
- the LOC143696288 gene encoding cyclin-A1-like, which produces MGIRGRRGWQGGVPGVELPGSQPAAANNRPLQQPCLRSTGGQPGRRGAAGPFRGLVASGAGQCGTDVGAMHRTGEKSSAGWRESCPAALRSSSSSRVVLGVLTENGQQQQRPGSQGAAVIKRFSAFENTIISCRKDEVPNCIISAASKQGFAVYIDDSEDKENYSCQVSEELELSHCELDTSAMTSSIHRLLDLSSGSPMVVEDVVTLAVGEYAEDIH